In a single window of the Frondihabitans peucedani genome:
- a CDS encoding APC family permease, producing MALDLQAPALAPAARESSKLKRHFGRFDILFFLICTIVGVDTIATVAASGGEAFTWMVVLAVVFFIPQALLFSELGTAFPQEGGPYLWTRMAFGHLAGAINNFLYWVTNPVWLGGTLAFSGAYALQVFFNDGKSFSTPVFYLITIPFIWVAVLAAVLSFRVGKWITTIGAFARFLLLGLFVVTVAIYAAQNGVHGLSAGAYVPTAGGFVALVGVLLFNYVGFELPSSAGEEMKDSTRDVPFAIARSAVFSFLLYAVPILGILLVLPLGQVTNFGGFVDAIKTVFTVYGGQVTKAGPELTGAGAAIGGVMGIVFVICVLTSGVTWIMGSDRALAVSGYDGAAPRFLGVISERLGTPVRVNIFSGIVSTLVLVLANTITGGDAAKFFGAVLGVTISTTLISYLLIFPSLWKLRRSHPDVPRPYRMPAYRILTVVLMALLAFTVVQLMAPGAFFDWFGKGFHPDGWSADEGGVYLLTELVPVVVFIVVGVLFWVAGRRTRRDNEAMAHDLEKSTGPVFR from the coding sequence ATGGCACTCGATCTCCAGGCACCGGCTCTCGCCCCCGCGGCGCGAGAGAGCAGCAAGCTGAAGCGGCACTTCGGCCGGTTCGACATCCTGTTCTTCCTCATCTGCACCATCGTCGGCGTCGACACGATCGCCACAGTCGCCGCCTCGGGCGGTGAGGCCTTCACGTGGATGGTCGTCCTGGCGGTGGTCTTCTTCATCCCGCAGGCGCTGCTGTTCTCCGAGCTGGGCACCGCGTTCCCGCAGGAGGGCGGCCCCTACCTCTGGACCAGGATGGCGTTCGGCCACCTCGCCGGCGCCATCAACAACTTCCTGTACTGGGTCACCAACCCGGTGTGGCTCGGCGGGACGCTCGCCTTCTCGGGCGCGTACGCCCTGCAGGTGTTCTTCAACGACGGCAAGAGCTTCTCGACGCCGGTCTTCTACCTGATCACGATCCCCTTCATCTGGGTCGCGGTGCTCGCGGCCGTCCTGTCGTTCCGCGTCGGCAAGTGGATCACGACGATCGGCGCGTTCGCGCGGTTCCTGCTGCTCGGCCTCTTCGTGGTGACCGTCGCGATCTACGCGGCTCAGAACGGCGTGCACGGACTCTCCGCCGGGGCGTACGTCCCGACGGCCGGCGGCTTCGTCGCCCTCGTCGGCGTCCTCCTGTTCAACTACGTCGGCTTCGAGCTCCCGAGCAGCGCCGGCGAGGAGATGAAGGACAGCACCAGAGACGTGCCGTTCGCGATCGCCCGCTCGGCCGTGTTCTCGTTCCTGCTCTACGCGGTCCCGATCCTCGGCATCCTGCTGGTCCTGCCGCTCGGTCAGGTCACGAACTTCGGCGGCTTCGTCGACGCGATCAAGACCGTGTTCACCGTCTACGGCGGCCAGGTCACGAAGGCCGGGCCGGAGCTCACCGGTGCCGGGGCGGCGATCGGCGGCGTGATGGGCATCGTCTTCGTGATCTGCGTGCTCACCTCGGGCGTCACCTGGATCATGGGCTCCGACCGCGCTCTCGCCGTCTCGGGCTACGACGGGGCCGCACCGCGGTTCCTCGGGGTCATCAGCGAGCGACTCGGCACCCCCGTCCGCGTCAACATCTTCAGCGGCATCGTGTCGACCCTCGTCCTCGTGCTGGCGAACACCATCACCGGCGGCGACGCGGCGAAGTTCTTCGGCGCGGTGCTCGGTGTGACGATCTCGACGACCCTGATCAGCTACCTGCTGATCTTCCCCTCGCTCTGGAAGCTCCGCCGCAGCCACCCCGACGTGCCGCGGCCGTACCGGATGCCGGCCTACCGCATCCTGACTGTCGTGCTCATGGCCCTGCTCGCCTTCACTGTCGTCCAGCTGATGGCGCCGGGTGCGTTCTTCGACTGGTTCGGCAAGGGCTTCCACCCCGACGGGTGGTCGGCCGACGAAGGGGGCGTCTACCTCCTCACCGAGCTCGTGCCGGTCGTCGTCTTCATCGTCGTCGGCGTGCTGTTCTGGGTCGCCGGCAGGCGCACCCGCCGCGACAACGAGGCCATGGCGCACGATCTCGAGAAGTCGACGGGGCCGGTCTTCCGCTGA
- a CDS encoding MBL fold metallo-hydrolase, whose protein sequence is MLVATGRRDTTTSTVVVSPGGGCLLVDPAWEVDELEALADDLDDLGLRPAAGLSTHAHFDHLLWHHRFGDVPRWASAETARRAAAGQDAILDELGPWRVDLQALVGRVRAVEPGADGSAAILPWPGPRVELLVHDGHIPGHTAAWLPEQRILLAGDMLSDVEPPLPEDGPDPVAAYARGLDALEPLVRRAAWVVPGHGHPGQDAAARLAHDRRFVEALAAGRTPDDPCVTVG, encoded by the coding sequence GTGCTCGTCGCCACCGGCCGCCGCGACACGACCACCAGCACGGTGGTCGTGTCTCCCGGCGGCGGCTGCCTCCTCGTCGACCCGGCGTGGGAGGTCGACGAGCTCGAGGCGCTGGCCGACGACCTCGACGACCTCGGCCTGAGGCCGGCCGCCGGGCTGTCGACGCACGCCCACTTCGACCACCTGCTCTGGCACCACCGCTTCGGCGACGTCCCGCGGTGGGCGTCCGCGGAGACGGCCAGGCGGGCTGCCGCCGGGCAGGACGCGATCCTCGACGAGCTCGGACCCTGGCGGGTCGACCTGCAGGCGCTCGTCGGGCGGGTGCGCGCCGTCGAGCCCGGTGCGGACGGCTCTGCGGCGATCCTGCCCTGGCCAGGACCCCGCGTGGAGCTCCTGGTGCACGACGGGCACATCCCGGGGCACACGGCCGCGTGGCTGCCCGAGCAGCGCATCCTGCTCGCCGGAGACATGCTGAGCGACGTCGAGCCTCCTCTCCCGGAGGACGGACCCGACCCGGTCGCGGCCTACGCCCGGGGCCTCGACGCGCTCGAGCCCCTCGTCCGACGCGCAGCCTGGGTGGTCCCGGGCCACGGGCACCCGGGACAGGACGCCGCAGCCCGCCTCGCGCACGACCGCCGGTTCGTCGAGGCGCTGGCCGCCGGCCGCACGCCCGACGACCCCTGCGTCACCGTCGGCTGA
- a CDS encoding agmatine deiminase family protein: MPAETAPHERTWMAFPRAGRTLGDDPDSAEEARAAWAAVAHAVAEFEEVTMLVDPSASGDARRHLSSSIELVETPLDDFWIRDSGPTFVLPTDGSPRLGAVDWIFNGWGAQPWASWEADREIGAFVAARAGAGILPSLLVNEGGAVHVDGEGTVLVTETVQLDPGRNPHADRARVEAELARTIGATHVIWLPRGLTRDYDELGTRGHVDMVATIPSPGVLLLHAQTAAAHPDHEVTRSLRDLLSGQQDAAGRSFEIVDLPAPAELRDEHGFVDHSYVNHLVVNGGVIACGFGQPASDERAAAILREVYPGRRVVTVDARPAFARGGGIHCITQQQPALV; this comes from the coding sequence ATGCCCGCCGAGACGGCACCGCACGAGCGCACCTGGATGGCGTTCCCGCGCGCGGGCCGCACGCTCGGCGACGACCCCGACTCCGCCGAGGAGGCCCGCGCCGCCTGGGCCGCCGTCGCCCACGCGGTCGCCGAGTTCGAAGAGGTGACGATGCTCGTCGACCCGTCCGCCTCGGGCGACGCCCGGCGGCACCTCTCCTCGTCGATCGAGCTCGTCGAGACGCCCCTCGACGACTTCTGGATCCGCGACTCCGGCCCCACCTTCGTGCTGCCGACCGACGGATCGCCCCGGCTGGGAGCGGTGGACTGGATCTTCAACGGCTGGGGCGCACAGCCCTGGGCCTCCTGGGAGGCCGACCGCGAGATCGGAGCGTTCGTCGCGGCGCGGGCCGGGGCGGGCATCCTGCCGTCGCTGCTCGTCAACGAGGGCGGCGCCGTCCATGTCGACGGCGAGGGGACCGTGCTGGTCACGGAGACCGTGCAGCTCGACCCCGGCCGGAACCCCCACGCCGACCGCGCCCGCGTCGAGGCCGAGCTCGCGCGCACCATCGGAGCCACGCACGTGATCTGGCTGCCGCGCGGGCTCACCCGCGACTACGACGAGCTCGGCACCCGCGGCCACGTCGACATGGTGGCGACCATCCCGTCGCCCGGGGTGCTGCTGCTGCACGCGCAGACCGCAGCCGCCCACCCCGACCACGAGGTCACGCGGTCGCTCCGCGACCTGCTGTCGGGGCAGCAGGATGCCGCCGGCCGGTCCTTCGAGATCGTCGACCTCCCGGCTCCGGCGGAGCTCCGCGACGAGCACGGGTTCGTCGACCACAGCTATGTGAACCACCTGGTGGTGAACGGCGGCGTCATCGCGTGCGGTTTCGGCCAGCCGGCCTCCGACGAGCGGGCCGCCGCGATCCTGCGCGAGGTCTATCCCGGTCGCCGGGTCGTGACGGTCGACGCCCGCCCGGCCTTCGCGCGGGGCGGCGGGATCCACTGCATCACGCAGCAGCAGCCGGCCCTGGTGTAG
- a CDS encoding nitrilase-related carbon-nitrogen hydrolase has product MQLITAAVPSAPLRGADPARRPPVTVGLVQFRWQPDAAAHLAELREGVRLAAGAGARIVFLPELTLRRYPGDSPATGTPKDDAEDLLAGPTFAFAAAAALESGVFVHASLYERPSDDDLPDDPRGYNTAILVDPSGTLIGRTRKTHIPMSAGYYEDTFFRPGTDDEPHPVYAPDGLGARVGLPTCWDEWFPELSRAYGLNGAEILAYPTAIGSEPTFPDFDTRDIWRHVITANGITSGLFMVVPNRWGDEGDIAFYGSSFISDPFGRVLVEAPRDASAVLVAALDMEQREEWLRLFPFFVTRRPDQYAALTAPIDEGRDGYGAVAAAADAASARTSPGAPGE; this is encoded by the coding sequence GTGCAGCTCATCACCGCCGCCGTCCCGTCAGCGCCGCTGCGAGGGGCGGATCCTGCCCGGCGCCCGCCCGTCACCGTCGGCCTCGTGCAGTTCCGCTGGCAGCCCGACGCCGCCGCGCACCTCGCCGAGCTCCGCGAGGGTGTCCGGCTGGCCGCCGGCGCGGGAGCCCGGATCGTCTTCCTGCCCGAGCTGACCCTCCGCCGCTACCCGGGAGACAGCCCGGCGACAGGCACGCCGAAGGACGACGCCGAAGACCTCCTGGCCGGCCCCACCTTCGCGTTCGCCGCCGCTGCCGCCCTGGAGTCGGGCGTCTTCGTCCACGCCTCGCTCTACGAGCGCCCCTCCGACGACGACCTCCCGGACGACCCGCGCGGCTACAACACGGCGATCCTCGTCGACCCGTCGGGCACCCTGATCGGCCGGACGCGCAAGACCCACATCCCGATGAGCGCGGGCTACTACGAGGACACCTTCTTCCGACCCGGCACCGACGACGAGCCGCACCCCGTCTACGCGCCGGACGGCCTCGGTGCCCGGGTCGGGCTCCCGACCTGCTGGGACGAGTGGTTCCCCGAGCTGTCGCGGGCCTACGGCCTCAACGGCGCCGAGATCCTCGCCTACCCGACCGCGATCGGCTCGGAGCCGACCTTCCCCGACTTCGACACCCGCGACATCTGGCGACACGTCATCACCGCGAACGGCATCACGAGCGGCCTGTTCATGGTCGTGCCGAACCGCTGGGGCGACGAGGGCGACATCGCCTTCTACGGCTCGTCGTTCATCTCCGACCCGTTCGGCCGCGTCCTCGTCGAAGCGCCCCGCGACGCCTCGGCCGTGCTCGTCGCCGCCCTCGACATGGAGCAGCGGGAGGAGTGGCTGCGGCTGTTCCCGTTCTTCGTGACGAGGCGGCCCGACCAGTACGCGGCGCTCACGGCGCCGATCGACGAGGGGCGCGACGGCTACGGGGCCGTGGCTGCTGCTGCGGACGCTGCGTCCGCCCGGACCTCGCCCGGGGCACCCGGTGAGTGA
- a CDS encoding TetR/AcrR family transcriptional regulator gives MTTSPAEGRRRLPPAARREQITTAARDLALEGGLTALTLRAIAKRVGVASGLVAHYEPSMEQLTAATFRTIVSGELDEVRTLVDPAPTGLDRLARLVTTLLDPGRDAVGAVWADAWSVGRRMPELGQAARDEMDAWHAFAGEILGQLRDEGSAGAFDTDSTALELFALIDSTTAYALVGYRTPTERDTLVRRALEQALGLEIGTLALRAQNG, from the coding sequence ATGACCACCAGCCCCGCCGAGGGTCGGCGACGCCTCCCCCCGGCCGCCCGGCGCGAGCAGATCACCACCGCCGCGCGCGACCTCGCCCTCGAGGGCGGCCTCACCGCCCTGACGCTCCGCGCGATCGCGAAGCGCGTCGGCGTCGCCTCGGGGCTGGTCGCCCACTACGAGCCCTCCATGGAGCAGCTCACCGCGGCCACGTTCCGCACCATCGTCTCGGGCGAGCTCGACGAGGTCCGCACCCTCGTCGATCCTGCGCCGACCGGCCTCGACCGCCTGGCCCGGCTCGTGACGACCCTCCTCGACCCCGGCCGCGACGCCGTCGGCGCCGTCTGGGCCGACGCCTGGAGCGTGGGGCGCAGGATGCCGGAGCTCGGCCAGGCAGCCCGCGACGAGATGGACGCGTGGCACGCCTTCGCCGGCGAGATCCTGGGGCAGCTCCGCGACGAGGGGTCCGCGGGCGCCTTCGACACGGACTCCACCGCGCTCGAGCTGTTCGCCCTGATCGACAGCACGACCGCCTACGCACTGGTCGGCTACCGCACCCCGACCGAGCGGGACACGCTCGTCCGCCGGGCTCTCGAGCAGGCCCTCGGCCTCGAGATCGGGACTCTCGCGCTCCGAGCGCAGAACGGCTGA
- a CDS encoding GH25 family lysozyme — MTSFIRSAATAGAAIVIAAGAVTGVAGPLTPARAAAATPAATPAATATATPAAAATPVASPTAAPAQTAAPTAAPATGSATDTGAGSSTGSTTGTGLDVGADDPSLAAQNKAGDHSMGSTIPASDPAALKAPTTATPKLRMQAQAKAVATKTWPAGVKGLDVSAYQPTVDWKSLYSQGARFAYIKATEGTTYSSSRFAGQYNGAYAAGLVRGAYHFATPNTSSGAAQAAYFVKNGGGWSADGKTLPPLLDVEYGYNGTCWGLSPAAMVKWIADFSNTVLAKTGTRPAIYTTANWWNTCTGSSRAFSANPFFVAQYPSSTTASSKPASLGASWSKWTLWQWSSTGPFPGDSDVFNGTMAALTLMAKGGGTAVATPVADSGATLASGARLTSGKSIQSSNGQYTLGMQSDGNAVLRGNGRALWQSGTPNNAGGFMKMQSDGNLVVYSKANKALWYTRTDGAGSSPRTVIQSNGDLQVVTAGGIAWRNGAPGSSSIVANTKMTGGHFLHDSTGLIQTIMQPDGNFVVYVSGKAKFNTRTNGLKGSAITLQSDGNLVLRDTAGKVRWLTKTSKAGAGCTLSLQSDGNLVLRNKAGKAVWSAGSHV; from the coding sequence ATGACTTCGTTCATCCGTTCCGCCGCGACCGCAGGCGCCGCCATCGTGATCGCCGCCGGCGCCGTCACCGGCGTCGCCGGGCCGCTGACTCCAGCCCGGGCCGCGGCGGCCACGCCGGCAGCGACGCCGGCAGCCACGGCCACGGCGACACCGGCGGCAGCAGCGACGCCCGTCGCCTCGCCGACCGCCGCACCGGCGCAGACCGCGGCCCCGACGGCCGCGCCCGCCACCGGCAGCGCGACCGACACCGGAGCAGGCAGCTCGACCGGCAGCACGACCGGCACCGGCCTCGACGTCGGCGCCGACGACCCGTCGCTCGCGGCCCAGAACAAGGCCGGCGACCACTCCATGGGATCGACGATCCCCGCGTCCGATCCTGCGGCGCTCAAGGCACCGACCACGGCGACCCCGAAGCTCCGTATGCAGGCGCAGGCCAAGGCGGTCGCGACGAAGACGTGGCCCGCCGGCGTCAAGGGCCTCGACGTCAGCGCCTACCAGCCGACTGTCGACTGGAAGTCGCTGTACTCCCAGGGCGCCCGCTTCGCCTACATCAAGGCGACCGAGGGCACGACCTACTCCAGCAGCAGGTTCGCCGGCCAGTACAACGGCGCCTACGCGGCCGGCCTGGTCCGTGGCGCGTACCACTTCGCGACGCCGAACACGTCGTCGGGCGCAGCGCAGGCGGCCTACTTCGTCAAGAACGGCGGCGGCTGGTCGGCCGACGGCAAGACGCTCCCCCCGCTCCTCGACGTCGAGTACGGCTACAACGGCACCTGCTGGGGCCTCAGCCCCGCCGCGATGGTGAAGTGGATCGCCGACTTCTCGAACACCGTCCTCGCCAAGACGGGCACCCGCCCCGCGATCTACACCACGGCCAACTGGTGGAACACCTGCACCGGCAGCAGCCGCGCGTTCTCCGCCAACCCGTTCTTCGTCGCCCAGTACCCGAGCAGCACGACCGCCTCCTCGAAGCCCGCCTCGCTCGGAGCGAGCTGGTCGAAGTGGACGCTCTGGCAGTGGTCGTCGACGGGACCGTTCCCCGGCGACTCCGACGTCTTCAACGGCACCATGGCCGCTCTCACGCTGATGGCCAAGGGCGGAGGGACCGCCGTCGCGACCCCGGTGGCCGACTCCGGCGCCACCCTGGCGTCCGGCGCCCGACTCACCTCGGGCAAGTCGATCCAGTCGTCGAACGGCCAGTACACGCTCGGGATGCAGAGCGACGGCAACGCCGTCCTCCGCGGCAACGGCCGGGCGCTCTGGCAGTCGGGCACTCCGAACAACGCGGGCGGGTTCATGAAGATGCAGTCCGACGGCAACCTCGTCGTCTACTCGAAGGCGAACAAGGCGCTCTGGTACACGCGGACGGACGGCGCAGGATCATCCCCCCGCACGGTCATCCAGTCGAACGGCGACCTCCAGGTCGTCACGGCCGGCGGAATCGCCTGGCGGAACGGCGCACCCGGCTCCTCGAGCATCGTGGCGAACACGAAGATGACCGGGGGCCACTTCCTCCACGACTCGACCGGCCTGATCCAGACGATCATGCAGCCCGACGGGAACTTCGTCGTCTACGTCAGCGGCAAGGCCAAGTTCAACACCCGCACCAACGGCCTCAAGGGCTCGGCGATCACGCTGCAGAGCGACGGCAACCTCGTCCTCCGCGACACGGCGGGCAAGGTCCGGTGGCTCACGAAGACGTCGAAGGCGGGCGCAGGATGCACGCTCTCGCTGCAGTCGGACGGCAACCTCGTGCTGCGGAACAAGGCCGGCAAGGCGGTCTGGTCGGCCGGCTCGCACGTCTGA
- a CDS encoding TetR/AcrR family transcriptional regulator produces the protein MGIREDQRRRTVRAILEAAGLEFEVRGYEAASFGSIAARAGVAKSLVSYHFPTKADIANRVVAEAFPDGTFLATEPSPRGPLADIMESTAVVARAFSTNPLARAALRLVNEHKLDDPAAPRAYVGWVSRFSDDLRRACAQGLLSIGVDTHREALVLVGQFVGLRYVTDAMDERDRFWELAVTTLRQRLIALGADEASLPRVSELDG, from the coding sequence ATGGGCATCCGGGAAGATCAGCGACGCCGCACCGTGCGCGCCATCCTGGAGGCCGCCGGCCTCGAGTTCGAGGTGAGGGGCTACGAGGCTGCCTCGTTCGGCTCGATCGCCGCCCGCGCCGGAGTCGCGAAGAGCCTGGTCAGCTACCACTTCCCGACGAAGGCCGACATCGCCAACCGGGTCGTAGCCGAGGCGTTCCCCGACGGGACGTTCCTCGCGACCGAGCCGTCCCCGCGGGGCCCTCTCGCGGACATCATGGAGTCGACCGCGGTCGTGGCCCGGGCGTTCAGCACGAACCCGCTCGCGAGAGCCGCGCTCCGGCTGGTCAACGAGCACAAGCTCGACGATCCCGCGGCGCCCCGCGCCTACGTGGGCTGGGTCAGCCGGTTCTCGGACGACCTCCGGCGCGCGTGCGCGCAGGGGCTCCTGTCGATCGGGGTCGACACGCACCGCGAGGCGCTCGTGCTCGTCGGCCAGTTCGTCGGCCTCCGCTACGTGACCGACGCCATGGACGAGCGAGACCGCTTCTGGGAGCTCGCCGTCACGACGCTCCGTCAGCGGCTGATCGCGCTGGGCGCCGACGAGGCGAGCCTCCCGAGGGTGTCCGAGCTCGACGGCTGA
- a CDS encoding VOC family protein has protein sequence MSTTQDLLAPATSMGAVTLRVADLDGMTAYYRDAVTLSVLAQDAGVVVLGRGAVPVVILEHASELRHAGPRDAGLFHTAILFETEADLATAVYGVASRHPHSFTGSADHLVSKAFYFEDPEGNGVELYWDRARTEWSWTHGSIDMATLALDPNEFLRSSLSEGAVDAAGSRPATVGHVHLSVGDVESAHRFYVDRLGFETTTRFGSQALFVSAGGYHHHMAMNTWNSAGAGRRAQALGLGLVRIEVPGADDLGALGERLAHHGVAVQDDGRIVSFDDPWANRIEVSVKESGKTRAP, from the coding sequence ATGTCCACGACCCAGGATCTCCTCGCCCCGGCCACCTCCATGGGCGCGGTCACGCTCCGGGTCGCCGACCTCGACGGGATGACCGCCTACTACCGCGACGCCGTCACCCTCAGCGTGCTCGCTCAGGACGCCGGCGTCGTCGTCCTCGGCCGCGGGGCGGTGCCGGTCGTCATCCTCGAGCACGCTTCCGAGCTCCGGCACGCGGGGCCGCGCGACGCCGGCCTCTTCCACACGGCGATCCTGTTCGAGACCGAGGCCGACCTCGCGACGGCCGTCTACGGCGTGGCGAGCCGCCACCCGCACTCCTTCACGGGCAGTGCCGACCACCTGGTCAGCAAGGCCTTCTACTTCGAGGACCCGGAGGGCAACGGCGTCGAGCTCTACTGGGACCGAGCGCGCACCGAGTGGAGCTGGACCCACGGCAGCATCGACATGGCCACCCTCGCCCTCGACCCGAACGAGTTCCTGCGCTCGAGCCTGTCCGAGGGCGCCGTCGACGCCGCAGGATCGCGCCCGGCGACGGTCGGCCACGTCCACCTCAGCGTCGGAGACGTCGAGAGCGCGCACCGCTTCTACGTCGACCGGCTCGGCTTCGAGACGACCACGCGGTTCGGCTCGCAGGCCCTGTTCGTCAGCGCGGGCGGCTACCACCACCACATGGCCATGAACACCTGGAACAGCGCCGGGGCGGGTCGCCGTGCCCAGGCGCTCGGTCTCGGGCTCGTGCGCATCGAGGTGCCGGGGGCCGACGACCTCGGCGCCCTGGGGGAGCGGCTCGCGCACCACGGGGTCGCCGTGCAGGACGACGGCAGGATCGTGTCGTTCGACGACCCGTGGGCGAATCGGATCGAGGTCTCCGTGAAGGAGTCCGGAAAGACGCGGGCGCCCTAG
- a CDS encoding aldo/keto reductase, whose amino-acid sequence MTTEALPAQDAGTFALGGDLTINRLGFGSMQLTGPGVWGDPKDPDEAVRVLRRAVELGVNFIDTADSYGPAVAEPLIAKALKPYADDLVIATKGGLTRSGPNEWPPVGRPEYLRQQTEMSLRWLGLERIDLYQLHRVDAKVPLEDQVGELKKLQDEGKIRHIGLSEVSIDQLKQAQEVAEIVSVQNLFNLTDRSSEALLDHSTENGIAFIPWFPLATGQLTGEGSPLTELAEKKGATPAQLALAWLLKRSPVMLPIPGTSSVDHLEDNLRGAQIQLSDAEFEELSALK is encoded by the coding sequence ATGACCACAGAAGCACTCCCCGCACAGGATGCCGGCACCTTCGCCCTCGGCGGCGATCTCACCATCAACCGACTCGGCTTCGGCTCCATGCAGCTGACCGGCCCCGGCGTCTGGGGCGACCCGAAGGACCCCGACGAGGCCGTCCGCGTGCTCCGCCGCGCCGTCGAGCTCGGCGTGAACTTCATCGACACCGCCGACTCCTACGGCCCGGCCGTCGCCGAGCCCCTCATCGCCAAGGCGCTGAAGCCGTACGCCGACGACCTCGTCATCGCCACCAAGGGCGGCCTCACGAGGTCCGGCCCGAACGAGTGGCCGCCGGTCGGCCGCCCGGAGTACCTCCGCCAGCAGACCGAGATGAGCCTCCGCTGGCTCGGCCTCGAGCGGATCGACCTCTACCAGCTGCACCGCGTCGACGCGAAGGTGCCGCTCGAAGACCAGGTCGGCGAGCTGAAGAAGCTGCAGGACGAGGGCAAGATCCGCCACATCGGCCTGAGCGAGGTCTCCATCGACCAGCTGAAGCAGGCGCAGGAGGTCGCGGAGATCGTGTCCGTGCAGAACCTCTTCAACCTGACCGACCGGTCGTCCGAGGCCCTGCTCGACCACTCCACCGAGAACGGCATCGCCTTCATCCCGTGGTTCCCGCTCGCCACCGGCCAGCTCACCGGCGAGGGCAGCCCCCTCACCGAGCTGGCGGAGAAGAAGGGCGCCACCCCCGCGCAGCTCGCGCTGGCCTGGCTGCTCAAGCGCTCGCCCGTCATGCTGCCGATCCCCGGCACCTCGTCGGTCGACCACCTCGAGGACAACCTGCGCGGCGCCCAGATCCAGCTGAGCGACGCCGAGTTCGAGGAGCTGTCGGCTCTCAAGTAA
- a CDS encoding NAD(P)-dependent alcohol dehydrogenase, producing the protein MRALRYVAIGQAPEVVDIPIPRPGPGQVLLKVTAGGVCHSDDYVMGLSEEEYLGQGYPLPMTLGHEGAGIVHELGEGVDTVAVGDAVAVYGPWGCGYCRNCSMGRENYCTNAAALGIRPPGLGNQGSMAEYMIVDDPRHLVPLGDLDPVKNVSLTDAGLTPYHAIKRSLPKLGAGTSAVVIGSGGLGHVGIQILKALSGARVIVLDVNDQKLELARHVGADETLISDETAVGRILELTGGVGADAVFDFVGAKATIPLAVSVAAVEGDVTVVGIGGGEVAFGFGTINYDVAVRIPYWGYRNELIEVLDLARAGKVDVEVQPYSLDDGPRAYADLASGSIRGRAVIVP; encoded by the coding sequence ATGAGAGCCCTGCGCTACGTCGCCATCGGACAGGCACCCGAGGTCGTCGACATCCCGATCCCGAGGCCCGGGCCCGGTCAGGTGCTGCTGAAGGTGACGGCCGGGGGAGTCTGCCACTCCGACGACTACGTCATGGGCCTCTCCGAGGAGGAGTACCTCGGGCAGGGCTACCCGCTCCCGATGACCCTCGGTCACGAGGGCGCCGGCATCGTCCACGAGCTCGGCGAGGGCGTCGACACGGTCGCGGTCGGAGACGCGGTCGCCGTCTACGGGCCCTGGGGATGCGGCTACTGCCGCAACTGCTCGATGGGACGCGAGAACTACTGCACCAACGCGGCGGCGCTCGGCATCCGTCCGCCCGGGCTCGGCAACCAGGGCTCCATGGCGGAGTACATGATCGTCGACGACCCGCGCCACCTCGTGCCGCTCGGCGACCTCGACCCGGTGAAGAACGTCTCGCTCACCGACGCGGGCCTGACGCCGTACCACGCGATCAAGCGCTCGCTGCCGAAGCTCGGCGCCGGCACCTCGGCCGTCGTGATCGGTTCGGGCGGTCTCGGACACGTGGGCATCCAGATCCTGAAGGCCCTCTCCGGCGCCCGCGTGATCGTGCTCGACGTGAACGACCAGAAGCTCGAGCTGGCCCGGCACGTCGGGGCCGACGAGACCCTGATCAGCGACGAGACAGCGGTCGGCAGGATCCTGGAGCTCACCGGCGGCGTCGGCGCCGACGCCGTGTTCGACTTCGTCGGCGCGAAGGCGACGATCCCGCTGGCCGTCTCGGTGGCCGCCGTCGAGGGAGACGTCACCGTCGTCGGGATCGGAGGGGGTGAGGTCGCCTTCGGCTTCGGCACGATCAACTACGACGTCGCCGTCCGCATCCCCTACTGGGGTTACCGGAACGAGCTCATCGAGGTGCTCGACCTCGCCCGTGCGGGGAAGGTCGACGTCGAGGTCCAGCCCTACTCGCTCGACGACGGCCCGAGGGCGTACGCCGATCTGGCGAGCGGCTCGATCCGCGGCCGGGCCGTGATCGTGCCCTAG
- a CDS encoding VOC family protein, whose product MTHTSLAPHLNFRGQAREVLSFYRSVLGGDLALVTYGDAQAAQDPAQTDEILFGQLTSPGGLVVMAYDVQRGLAYDQGVNSLYLSLRCATAEEVQTFWAGLREGAEIEQDLGPSGWSPLYGKLRDRFGVVWVIDLIVP is encoded by the coding sequence ATGACGCATACATCACTCGCTCCCCACCTCAACTTCCGTGGCCAGGCCCGGGAGGTGCTGTCCTTCTACCGTTCCGTCCTCGGCGGCGACCTGGCACTCGTGACCTACGGCGACGCCCAGGCGGCGCAGGATCCCGCGCAGACCGACGAGATCCTGTTCGGCCAGCTGACCTCGCCGGGCGGCCTGGTCGTGATGGCCTACGACGTCCAGCGCGGCCTCGCCTACGACCAGGGCGTCAACAGCCTGTACCTCTCGCTCCGCTGCGCGACGGCCGAGGAGGTGCAGACGTTCTGGGCCGGTCTCCGCGAGGGAGCCGAGATCGAGCAGGATCTGGGTCCGTCCGGCTGGTCCCCGCTCTACGGGAAGCTCCGCGACCGCTTCGGCGTCGTCTGGGTGATCGACCTGATCGTCCCCTGA